One Bacteroidota bacterium DNA window includes the following coding sequences:
- a CDS encoding NADH-quinone oxidoreductase subunit N → MSTTDLYNAAPLVSVSFLVFLVILLESLVKRAENLSYWVSAAGLAVCALVSMSTIGSSGTAFNGMLVVGGYAGLFASLFILSALVTILLSREYLRRQHSHVGEYYLLVLFATLGMMFMAAAGDLIIIFLGLELMSISLYVLAGFNRKRLISNESSLKYFLLGAFATGFLLYGIAFLYGAAGTTNIPGIVGQFPGIAASDYFWVGLGLLMVGLAFKVGAVPFHMWIPDVYQGSPTTVSGFMSTGAKAAAFSAFVLVFAHSGFGAYPRLRMVLAILSAASMVLGNIVAVAQSNIKRMLAYSSIAHAGYMIIGLAAFNQLGRDGILYYLTAYTFMNLGAFGIISVLEVEEDRNLSFEDYSGLAAKRPFLAALMSLFMLSLAGIPPLAGFFGKYYLFVAAVQADLTWLAIVGVLMSVVSAYYYLRLIMVMYFRADTGAEPVMPSGVCLATLAIAALLVIGLGIYPSSVLAVISSLR, encoded by the coding sequence TTGTCCACGACCGATCTTTACAACGCCGCCCCGCTCGTCTCAGTGTCATTCCTCGTTTTCCTGGTCATACTCCTCGAATCACTCGTGAAGCGGGCCGAGAACCTCAGTTACTGGGTAAGCGCGGCCGGACTCGCCGTCTGTGCGCTCGTTTCGATGTCGACGATCGGGAGCTCCGGAACCGCGTTCAACGGCATGCTGGTGGTGGGGGGGTACGCCGGTTTATTCGCTTCCCTCTTCATTCTCTCCGCGCTTGTCACAATTCTTCTCTCCCGGGAATACCTCAGGCGGCAGCATTCGCATGTCGGGGAATACTATCTTCTGGTGCTGTTCGCGACGCTCGGGATGATGTTCATGGCGGCCGCAGGCGACCTGATCATCATCTTTCTCGGGCTGGAGCTCATGTCGATCAGTCTCTATGTCCTGGCAGGATTTAACCGGAAGCGATTGATATCGAACGAGTCTTCCCTCAAGTACTTCCTGCTGGGTGCGTTCGCAACGGGCTTCCTGCTTTATGGGATCGCGTTTCTCTACGGAGCCGCCGGCACGACGAACATTCCCGGAATCGTCGGACAGTTCCCCGGGATTGCCGCTTCCGATTATTTCTGGGTGGGTCTCGGGCTGCTGATGGTCGGGTTGGCGTTTAAGGTGGGGGCGGTCCCGTTCCACATGTGGATTCCTGACGTCTACCAGGGGTCGCCGACGACGGTATCGGGTTTCATGTCTACCGGCGCAAAGGCGGCCGCATTCTCCGCGTTCGTCCTCGTCTTCGCGCATTCCGGGTTCGGCGCGTACCCGCGCCTCCGGATGGTCCTGGCGATTCTTTCCGCCGCCTCGATGGTTCTGGGAAACATCGTGGCGGTGGCGCAATCGAACATCAAGAGGATGCTCGCCTATTCGAGCATCGCTCACGCAGGCTACATGATCATCGGGCTGGCGGCATTCAACCAGCTCGGAAGGGATGGAATTCTCTATTATCTGACAGCCTATACGTTCATGAATCTCGGGGCGTTCGGGATCATTTCCGTCCTCGAAGTTGAGGAAGACCGGAACCTGTCGTTCGAGGATTACTCGGGACTGGCGGCGAAAAGGCCGTTTCTCGCAGCACTCATGTCGTTGTTCATGCTCTCGCTCGCCGGAATTCCCCCCCTCGCCGGTTTCTTCGGCAAATACTATCTCTTCGTGGCCGCGGTACAGGCCGATCTCACCTGGCTTGCGATCGTGGGCGTTCTGATGAGCGTCGTCTCGGCCTACTACTACCTGCGACTGATCATGGTGATGTATTTTCGCGCCGATACGGGCGCTGAACCGGTCATGCCTTCAGGGGTGTGCCTTGCCACGCTTGCCATCGCCGCGCTCCTGGTAATAGGTCTTGGGATCTACCCTTCCTCGGTACTGGCCGTCATCAGCAGCCTTCGCTGA
- a CDS encoding sigma-70 family RNA polymerase sigma factor: MNSPTDTQLMQSVREGELQNLAPLFERHHVMLYNHYVRLTRDRELAEDLVQEVFYRILKYRHTYRGDGQFRTWLYHIARNVRIDAARRRAQETSFDEEVHSCPDDPPQRDSAEFRQNVSILEAALAQLPEEKREIILMSRYQNLKYAAIAELLGCSVEAVKVRVHRAVQDLRRVFLQLSGEPQP; the protein is encoded by the coding sequence GTGAATTCACCGACGGATACGCAGTTGATGCAGAGTGTGCGCGAGGGTGAGCTGCAAAACCTCGCCCCGCTCTTTGAACGACACCATGTGATGCTCTATAACCATTATGTCCGCCTGACGCGCGACCGCGAGCTGGCCGAGGATCTGGTTCAGGAGGTTTTTTACCGGATCCTCAAATACCGGCATACCTACCGGGGCGACGGTCAATTCAGGACCTGGCTCTATCACATCGCCCGCAACGTGCGGATCGACGCCGCGCGCCGGCGGGCCCAGGAGACGAGCTTTGATGAAGAAGTGCATTCCTGCCCCGATGACCCGCCCCAGCGGGATTCGGCCGAGTTCAGGCAGAACGTATCGATACTCGAAGCGGCATTGGCACAATTGCCGGAGGAGAAGAGGGAGATCATCCTGATGAGCAGGTACCAGAATCTGAAGTATGCGGCGATCGCCGAACTCCTCGGATGCTCGGTTGAGGCGGTGAAGGTCCGGGTTCACCGGGCTGTTCAGGACCTTCGGAGAGTCTTTTTACAATTATCGGGAGAACCACAACCATGA